In Coturnix japonica isolate 7356 chromosome 11, Coturnix japonica 2.1, whole genome shotgun sequence, the sequence GTAGGAAGTTTAATAAAGGAGTTCATGAATGATCCTTACATTGTGATAACAGCTTTGGAAGAAGCTTCCATTTTTGGAAATGTGCAACAGGTAAAAACTTGGAGGTGGTGTCGTTATTTGTTAACTAAGATATTCTGTTGTTTGTAGTGATCAGGCTCAATATATGTAgctgctgggttttttgtttatttgttttgactGGATAGTGCTGGAATTGCAGTTCAGGTTGCTCAGGTGTAACCTCCCATGTATGAACTGAGGTGGTTCTTAGGAAACATACAAAATAATCTCTGCATTAGCTGAATGTGATTTAACTTTCTTTCTAGGGCTGAGGTGAAGATGTTCTCTCAACTATCCACTGTAATGCGTATGAGTCAGAATTTTATGTAAGCATTTGCAAATCATATATTTtgtgacaaaaaataaataaataaattagaaagtTCTTGCACTGTTTGAATTGTGAGTGACAGAACTACAAGGCAAATTTTCCTAAAATACAGCAACTAAAAAACAATTTCACTGTGAAATAATGTACAGTGAAGAACTTACGTTGCTAAATCTTAAGTCAAGAAGATATTAAGAGCTCTTAGATGCTTGTTAATTGCTGGAAAATCCGGTGGagtccttaaaaataataatataaaaggTTTTAAGTACAACTTGAATTCTGTatctaaaaattatttataattgAAAATTTTAAGAGACTTACAACATTAGGTATTTAAGTGCAGAAGAAGACGACAAATCCCTTCCTGTGAGAAGTCTAATAAATGGTtgagcagaactgaaaatgtcAGTACTTTGATGCTTTATTTAATAGAAGTATTTCAGGGAGTGCAGCATGTGTTTTGAAGTATTAAGGTAATTTTTTTAGTGGTACTTGACAATGCTGAAGTTCAATTGAAAAATCGtttaaaacagaatgaatgAGAAATCACAGCTGTAACTTTAATGGAGTATTTTGTCAAATGCTTAAATATAGGTTATTAATTTTGATGTGAATATATTCTTCTGGAAGCTGTTGTAAATTTATCTCTGTGAGAATTGTATTTACTGTAAACTTAAGAGCAACCATTTACCTTTTCTATCATGATTTAGGCCATATTATGTAAGAATGCACAGCACTCAGTAAAAGGAAGAGTACGttgtaaaatatgtatatgtgtatagaCTATATTAACTAGCACCCATCTTTTATCTCAATTTCTAGGTTGTGCAGCATTGTGTGAGCAGTGAGAGAATTGCTGTGTTACTCAAAATGATGGATTTTACCCCTAATAATCTTCAGAAGGTGCTGGTTTTCACGAATTCCATAGATGAAGTAGAAATAGTACATAAGGTAAAAACAAAGTACCtaaatttgtgtgtgttttcttttgaatgtcTGAGGGTTAAATTTTGCACTCTTCACAAATgataccactgaaaagaaaaaaaggagggtgCTACAAATGTTCATGCTTTTAGAGAAAGTTTTTAGTAGTATTTGTATATACCAACTTTGCACGTTTTAAATGACATACAATAGAATGTTAAGTATTAAGTTCCACACAGCTGCCAACTTTTATAGTTTTTGCTTTGTGCAGGAAATAAGTAAACTTcatcttcagtatttttcatttaaagaacCTAAGAACTTCACTATTTTGctcctctttttctgccttgccTTCAGTTCTTTACATTACTAAGGGTATGCCAGATACTACGATAAATTACTAAGAGTTTCTTAGAGCAGTTATTACTGTATTGGAAAAACgtacagattttattttgtcatcAGGCACTGAAGAGAAATTCAATATTTGCCTTCAAAATACATAAAGAGATGGAGTTTAATATCAAGGGTTTCTTAGAACATTGGACAAAAAGCTACGGCAGCGGCAGTCGTGTTGTGTTAGGTGAGTATCATCTTGTTTTctggttgtttgtttatttattcatggtGACTTAATGTCCTCCGTCAAATAACTATGTTAAgttctctttgctttgcaagGTCAATTCTGTCCAAATTACTTTATCTCTTTATTTGTTAGTGCTATGCCTAtactaacatttttttctccttatgaGAACCTCTAACACTTTGAGACCTTTCCTAGTTTCATGATCCTCTGCTAATGCAGAGgatattttcagtttgaaattcaGAACCTCTGAAGTCATAGTATAATTATTTCCCTTATGCTTTGGTGGAGTTGCTTGCAATAGCAAAGACTCTTACCTGAtcttaaacatattttctaCCCTTTTATATTATAGAGCAAGAAGATTGACTTAATTGTACCTGATTCATAGGTTTATACAAAGATTAGCATTTCTGCATtactggaaatgttttcagtCTTACTCTCGTGAAATATCTGTCTGTGTCCTATGGTATTTCTTCATTGATACTGCTACAAGATGCAGAGTTGAACTAGAGGTGATGTAGTACTGTGTTCCAtatacttcagaaatgtttactGAAAAAATGCAGTATCTTATGAATCTGTATAGGGAAAAGACCTTACCTTTAAGTCAgtggatgaggaggaggaagcagctATTGCAAGTAAGGCATGTGAAGCATTATGTCACAAGTATAGCAGTTGCCTTATGTATAAACCATGTGTTCAGTTCTGACAGATGACTGCATGCAGTTCTTGGAGATTACAGATGCATCTTGTGTgatacatttcagttttccttcttctccaaTAATCTTCGGTCGGCGTCTATACAGCATGTCTGACAACTTCTATAATGTGATAAAGGTTTGAATGAATCTTCAACAAATTAATATTCATGTGTGATAATTTAATAGTGgataaataaaagctgaagaaacacGTATTTTTAGGATTCATCTGATCAAGACTGTCTACAGGCAAGGTCAGTCATAATGTTAACAGAAACCAGTGAGTGCCATACTGTTGGTATCCTGCGTTATTTGGAGCATGCTGAAGCTGACATTCCACCAGGACTGGCTGGGGTGctagaagctgaagaaaagaagaagttTGCACGGCCGTTGTGCACCTACCTTAAAATGTTTGGGACTTGCAAGTAAGGAAATACTAAGTTATCTTAAAGCTCGTTATTCGTCCTTGCACAAATGTATGCCCTGAATAACGACTTAATCTAATTCCTTCATTAACTATCCTGTTGTGTACATCAGATCAGATTTTGCTcgtgtgttttggttttttttattatgtagGAATAGAACGGTGTGTCCAGATCGTCATCAAATTAATTTACAAGTAGACATGCTCCAGAATATGCCATCTAAACCTATACAGACTTCTGGATATGTGACTgtaagttgtttttatttgtccCAGATAGTAAGAAGGCAGGTCTTAAATAGCTGCATCAGcatagtacttttttttttttttttttccaaattacaTGAATACTGTTATAATATGTGTATTGTAGTTAAGGAattttttgttcagctttttttGGTCTGTTGAAGGGGTTGCAGCATCAAGTGTGCCAGATTTTATCTTTAGTTTGAACTGAACTTGTTTTGCAGGTAATTCAGATTTACTTCTGTGTTGATAATGATGAGGTTTTTATCCTAACTTTCAATGCAAAGGGGgtttatgttttatttactactatatatttatatcatgtatctcattatttcagaaacactCTTCCCTGCCCcccaatttattttttgctttcaggtACTGCCTCTCCATATTGTAAATGCAACAAACTACTTTGGTCGTATAGTAGATAAACATGAGGACCAATATACCATTCTTGCTGAAGAAATCAATGAGTATTTTAAGGAAACGAGCAATAGAGTTGCTGTTCAAAAGGTAGAGAAGCTAGCTTTGTATGGATTCTGTGAGGAAACAGTCTTTCACAGgtaaatatgtttaattttttacttattcatgtatactttttatatatatttaaagaaaagatcagtgtttgatttaaaaagagaacaacCTCTGTCTCCACACCATGTTccaaagacaagaaataaatgcaatacagatcagtctttgttttaaagaaacttcaaaaaaaaaagtttgtcaagtgaaaaatacaaatatgtatTTGTTATTATAAACATTATAGTTTAATGTTTTAATCTGAATCTTCCACTTTTTGTTAAAAGTACTTGAAGCATTCTTAACGGATGAGATGaatattaattctgttttcttccactgtgtGAAGGGTTCAGGTGGTAGAGACTTCttcaaaagaagaagaaaattttaacATCAAAATTGAGTACATAGATGAAGGCAGGACCAGTCAAGTTCAAAGCTCTCAGCTTCTTCACTTACCTGCAAGATTTCAGCATCTGCCACCTCAGGCTGTGGAATTTGTAGTTTGTAGAGTTAAACCCATTGATAATGACACAGAATGGAACCCAAGGGTAATAGTCATTGGTTTCTTTATAGTATTTTCCTGAAGTTCTTTaatttgtgtgtttattttctataaGAAAAATTTATGTTGCCAATTTATGTTGCTTTACATTTCAAAGAcggttttgttttccccaggtAACTCATCGTATTCGtaagaaaattgaaagaaaacctCATGAAGCAAAGGTAGTGCTTACTTTAGGAAATACAGTATGGATTGACCCAATGGTACGTGTGGTATTGTTGAGTTGCATGTTTCTAGCAATACTCCTTTATAGCAAGAACATTCGTTCATACCTGGCTTTCTGTTGGTAcctgttttgattttaattagTGTTATTTGTGTGTGACTGAGAACTAAAATAGACTGCTGAAAGGCTGTATACTCTCTATTACTGGATGTACTAAGAAGCCAATTGGATACCTTGTCCAGGTGGATATACTCTGAGGTTGTTTCCGAGTACCTAAGACCTCTTATACCTTAGTTTATTCTGGTTATATTTCTAATCCTTTACTGTCTCTTCTGGTTCTTGTACCGGTTAGGAGTGGGACTAAAGGGAAGGTGCCACTTGTTTCACACTAGGAATGATTGATGATTGTTTAACTAGTTGTattatgattttgtttttattccatgaTAAATTTGCTGATTGCTTTCAGATTTAATGATCTTTTTGcgttaattttttttttttttgctttcaacCCTGTAGccagttttattgttttggtttttttttctgcagtttagaacaagcttttaaatgttttttgcattaattttttttcatcaggGTAGGAAGAATGAGAGCTCTtgtttctgtattgtttttacACTCCTACTTACATCTGGATGATTTCTTGGTCTTGTGGAAAACTAATGGGCAGTGTTGTGTGCATTTTTCATAAATGGAACTTTTTGTTAACATCCAGAATCATTCCCATAACAATCAATTGGATATAACGACTGCAGTACTgacatagaagaaaaatagaaaaatcagaTGCCTTTCATACCTTTACTAATGGCATAAATAAATTTGTTGTGTCAAAAATAACTTTAAGAGCTGGGATTTCCATTAATTGCTATCAAACATTGCTCAGAAGGTGTAGAATCTTTTTTACAGTCGGGAGTTGATGAGGCATCCTCAGATCATTTTGATGAGCCAAGTAAAGCACACGTGATCATGAggcattttttctgttctggttCTGCTCAAGAGGACATGAGGCTGTTCCTCCACTTTAAAAtgtgttgtgctttgttttcctgtccattcaatgaactgaaaaatagaatggaaagagaaaattatttgcaaatattttaccTCAGTACTTCCTTTCTGGTATGGCACCTCAACTTTTCCTCTTGATTTCtagctgttgctttttttccagtccatAAACTGAGGGACCTAGTGAAGTAGTTATAACTGTATGGTATATATTTTGGTTGTAATTTCTGGAATCGGTTCAAGAATTGTCCTACTTATTTACTTAGGTTGATTCTTCTAGATGGAGTAACTATTGGTTATTTGAGCACTTactacaatttaaaaaatgctggTATTTTGAGAACAGTTAAATATTAGCAAGTTATTCAAGGTtcaaaaaaatcagaagtaaatGGGCAGATATCTAATGTTTTTCATCTAAAGAATAGCTTAGAGTTGGAGAGATGCAATCTGAGCTGTGTTCATGTGGTACACTTTCTAATTCAAGGTCCGGGTTACCAGGCTTTCAGATTTGAAGATGTATGTCAATGAATACAGCGTGCGATCTGAGATTTTGTCTACGGGTCTGGGAACTGATAATCCAGAACATATATTGCAACTTCAGAAGTTGTGTGAGCACATGAAGGTATCAAGTCACACAAAGGATTTGGAGCCTTTGTGAGTgtttccaaattattttcagctcttGTTTTACTAGGGAAATAACTGGATATTTACATTATTCTTTGTAGagtatgatttttatttaaacagacaATATTGTTTGTGATATTTGCTCTCATAATTAGGGCAGTACTCTTTAATGAATGGGGTTACATGATGTTTTCTATAGCAACAGCTCTGTGCACattgctgtttaaaaagaaattcttaacTGAGTAAATATGTGGTGTGGAAGGGCACAACTTTTGTGGTCTGTCAAGGATTCCAAggttttccatttaaaatgcatacaATGAAGGCATACATAGTTGTGGTTTAATCTGGCAGGTGGCTAAGCACTGCGCGgccttttgctttgtttccccCCACCCAATGTGCTGAGATGaagctatttactaagatagagaaaaggaaaagggtagttatggtgtgtgtgtatgtataaatgTATATGGTTAGCCATGCATCAGCAGTTGCTCACCAGCCCCTGACAGATGCCAAGCTAGCTCCCCCAAGCAACAGGAGAGTGAGAGATGaactcctccttcctctcccagccccCTTCAGAACTCCTGGATAATGTCATATGCTATGGAATATCCCTATGGCTGGTTTAAGTCAACTGTCAGAGTTCTGTTTCCTCCCAACTCCTTGGGCCCTTTGCTGCAGATGATCTTGGCTCTGTAAAATGCTGCTCAGCAGTAACTATAAACATTGGTGTTTTATCATCATTTTTGTCATACAATCAAAACAGCATTGTACCAAATACTGAAGAAGTCAATTAAATCCCTGATAAAATTAAGACAACAATTTGGCTGGTTGGTTTCTGTGTGGAAATGCATTTAGAAGTTTTGCACTATTTTTTGTTTAcgttaaaattaaaaacttaaatAGAATTTCCAATTCTCATTAGGAATCCTttgaatatttaatgtttttaaacatttcattttaaaagtatgtcTTCTTGTATTCAGAAGCATAAAGGAGGATGCAGCTAGTCCCGAGAATGTCTCTGAACTGCAGAGCTTGTCCTTACTGGgaaattcttcagaaaactgTAATTCTTCTGAAGTGATTATAGGAAATCATCCGTGTGGTAAGCATTCTCATAATTTTCTGAAAACTTGTAAGATCTGCAGTCAAGTAAAGCACCTAGATGGACTTTTCAGTTAACAGTGCAGATTTCTGAGTACCCAGCGCAGTACTGCATAGCTCACATTTAGAGTAGTCACAAATACCTCCTAGTGAGCAGTTTGAAGATGCTGTGCAAATAAGCCGTGCTGGGATAGCTGTTCTACTGTTTGGGGAATTCAGTGTCCTTGAAATACTGAGAATTCTTTAGCTCTGGTATGTGGAAGCAAGAAATTCTAACTACCAAGGAGAGAATGAACATTTGGCTGTCAAAAGCCATAGCATTGAAAGAAATTCTACTGGAATATCCAAGGTGAATAACAGCATTGTTCACTGAAAGGTCTGACTTTTAATATCTAGATCTAGGATGgcaaaatacagcttttccttttaatctaaTGTTCAAAGACTTGGCATTCAGTCTGCAGAGGACTAAAAGCGCATGGCTTGATGTTAGACgtggaagagaacagagaatgATCTGACTTAAGTTGAAATCTCAGTTTGGAGAGATGAGGGTTGAGTAATGgaatggggggggttggggggaagaaaaaatcacAAGGTCCCGGAATGTTTATTGTAGAttatttatactttattttccGTCTGGTATGTGGTAAAGTGACAGAAATGCCACGTTTTGAACTGTGAGTAACCTGATTGttagcaaattatttttgtagtgTTACTGGGGTACTCTGGCAGTAAATGGTTTGTATAGGTAAGTATAAAATATCTTCctgcatttcatattttttagaTGGTATTGCTCAAACtaaggaagcagaggaagcaggagaCTCTTCACTGGATCAGCagaaatggtaaaaaaaaaaaatattcagtcatGCTTTCCTTTAATTGTGAACTGCCAAACTGGGCAGTTATCCTTGTTGAGATTATCTATTTACAGGTGGTGTTACAGGTATTGGTATTGCATGAGATGAGTTggttttgtctttctctttgatgtgttaatgttctttaaaaaaaaacgaaaaacaagaaaagcacttAAGTAGAATAACGTAAATGTCTTCAACAGGAAATTATGGCccattttataattttttcaATTAATTCCTTATCCTTATTTCTTTGTAGATAGAACAGTGTGTAGTAATTCACAGTTTCAAGATTGGGCTATGGTACTGTTCTTACATGAGGCAGTATGGTTTATACCTCTGGATACTGCAGCTAATGGAGTGTCTCCTGACTTGAACTATAATAATGTGCTGCTTCGAGGACTGAGATGGCAGTGCTGTTGTATCAGACTGGGCTGGCGTCCTGACATGCTTTCCTGTCACTGTTATTCAGTCAGACTGTTAGGGTTTGAATAAGCATACAGGTGCTGTTTGTTGGCATCCTAATGTGAGAATCTTGGCTGTACTTAAGacagcttattttctgtttttggaCTAACTCCAATTAAACTTTATTATAGTTTCtatccagaaataaaatggtttgAAAATGAAGAGGCTGTTACAGTGAAGGTTCAAATAGCAAGGATAGATGACTATAAATGTGAATTCTTGAAGGAGAAGGTAATTTTCAGGTATGTTTAAGATAATTAAGCATAATAAACACAAAGTTTAGCTATTAGCTtgcatttaatatatatatatgtgtgtgtgtgtatatatatgtatatatatatttttttttttttaaattatttttattttttttaatatagtgCTTGCTCAGAAGGCAAATTTTACTTGGCTGATATGGAGTTGTGTCAGTGTATACTTACAGAGAAGTCTATGTGTGTGATTAAGGATAAAGAGGCTGTTATTGTcctcagaaaagagaaaagaggagcaTGGTGCAAGTTACTAAAGAACAAGGTGAAGTGGAAATTAACTTGAGAATTACTGAATGTTCCCAACA encodes:
- the TDRD12 gene encoding putative ATP-dependent RNA helicase TDRD12 isoform X1, which gives rise to MEVFVLRIEDPGCFWVTMKGCGPHVVEEIEYEKLNAEMNQFYDKAYEDEVKPITLEKNQLCVVFSEELKCWCRAVVKSIMYCADYYQIECFLVDYAKYTFVKSKDVRVAMEKFTQIPFRAKKCRLYCTKPVTLRVNFCEDTAKIVPAKRWDNAATWYFQSLLKATTQIKAKLCSVEGDIFHVILYVTVEDEKVCINDDLVLKNFARFEEARENIPSPAKEQDNLTSLNIVSPPVEIINPALAFRPVRLQENVPKNLEAGHTVSSSSLEKTYKRSDKDLNENNESRFQNLSEERSFVFLSNKIEPTPVLEKAPLHDSLKKELAQDMFLGPNFTESYCWPAVARGCDVVAISYQGNDPFIYIPPVLTILQVESCYKALPKRNGPLVLILCPGWRKAQLVFELLKKYSRCSRMLHPVLIILGNNKEEAETAKIQGCEIIVTTPYSLLRLYEYHILMFSGLSHLILDEMEVLFSEAAEQVFVILNYYKKGRITEEWKYPPRQIIAVGTRWNKHVGSLIKEFMNDPYIVITALEEASIFGNVQQVVQHCVSSERIAVLLKMMDFTPNNLQKVLVFTNSIDEVEIVHKALKRNSIFAFKIHKEMEFNIKGFLEHWTKSYGSGSRVVLVLTDDCMQFLEITDASCVIHFSFPSSPIIFGRRLYSMSDNFYNVIKDSSDQDCLQARSVIMLTETSECHTVGILRYLEHAEADIPPGLAGVLEAEEKKKFARPLCTYLKMFGTCKNRTVCPDRHQINLQVDMLQNMPSKPIQTSGYVTVLPLHIVNATNYFGRIVDKHEDQYTILAEEINEYFKETSNRVAVQKVEKLALYGFCEETVFHRVQVVETSSKEEENFNIKIEYIDEGRTSQVQSSQLLHLPARFQHLPPQAVEFVVCRVKPIDNDTEWNPRVTHRIRKKIERKPHEAKVVLTLGNTVWIDPMVRVTRLSDLKMYVNEYSVRSEILSTGLGTDNPEHILQLQKLCEHMKVSSHTKDLEPLSIKEDAASPENVSELQSLSLLGNSSENCNSSEVIIGNHPCDGIAQTKEAEEAGDSSLDQQKCFYPEIKWFENEEAVTVKVQIARIDDYKCEFLKEKVIFSACSEGKFYLADMELCQCILTEKSMCVIKDKEAVIVLRKEKRGAWCKLLKNKTVFFINRILTCLLTLNTGKILKTKALFQLVLKSCTALLQRWKNWLTLRKTAMQKVMSNWEMCLFLLRLILESSIYCMRITPKIEGTKHIDCRIDFNFRRKTLLTWFLSIWRNT
- the TDRD12 gene encoding putative ATP-dependent RNA helicase TDRD12 isoform X3, with protein sequence MEVFVLRIEDPGCFWVTMKGCGPHVVEEIEYEKLNAEMNQFYDKAYEDEVKPITLEKNQLCVVFSEELKCWCRAVVKSIMYCADYYQIECFLVDYAKYTFVKSKDVRVAMEKFTQIPFRAKKCRLYCTKPVTLRVNFCEDTAKIVPAKRWDNAATWYFQSLLKATTQIKAKLCSVEGDIFHVILYVTVEDEKVCINDDLVLKNFARFEEARENIPSPAKEQDNLTSLNIVSPPVEIINPALAFRPVRLQENVPKNLEAGHTVSSSSLEKTYKRSDKDLNENNESRFQNLSEERSFVFLSNKIEPTPVLEKAPLHDSLKKELAQDMFLGPNFTESYCWPAVARGCDVVAISYQGNDPFIYIPPVLTILQVESCYKALPKRNGPLVLILCPGWRKAQLVFELLKKYSRCSRMLHPVLIILGNNKEEAETAKIQGCEIIVTTPYSLLRLYEYHILMFSGLSHLILDEMEVLFSEAAEQVFVILNYYKKGRITEEWKYPPRQIIAVGTRWNKHVGSLIKEFMNDPYIVITALEEASIFGNVQQVVQHCVSSERIAVLLKMMDFTPNNLQKVLVFTNSIDEVEIVHKALKRNSIFAFKIHKEMEFNIKGFLEHWTKSYGSGSRVVLVLTDDCMQFLEITDASCVIHFSFPSSPIIFGRRLYSMSDNFYNVIKDSSDQDCLQARSVIMLTETSECHTVGILRYLEHAEADIPPGLAGVLEAEEKKKFARPLCTYLKMFGTCKNRTVCPDRHQINLQVDMLQNMPSKPIQTSGYVTVLPLHIVNATNYFGRIVDKHEDQYTILAEEINEYFKETSNRVAVQKVEKLALYGFCEETVFHRVQVVETSSKEEENFNIKIEYIDEGRTSQVQSSQLLHLPARFQHLPPQAVEFVVCRVKPIDNDTEWNPRVTHRIRKKIERKPHEAKVVLTLGNTVWIDPMVRVTRLSDLKMYVNEYSVRSEILSTGLGTDNPEHILQLQKLCEHMKVSSHTKDLEPLSIKEDAASPENVSELQSLSLLGNSSENCNSSEVIIGNHPCDGIAQTKEAEEAGDSSLDQQKCFYPEIKWFENEEAVTVKVQIARIDDYKCEFLKEKVIFSACSEGKFYLADMELCQCILTEKSMCVIKDKEAVIVLRKEKRGAWCKLLKNKNPHVSFDFEYWEDFEDKSPFPVGTKKLHCAAAEMEELADSSEDSDAESDE